A segment of the Phycisphaeraceae bacterium genome:
TGACATGGACGTGCGCATGAAGACGGCTCATCATGACCAGTTGATCGCGCGGGTGCCGATTCGCGGTGGATTGACGCCGGGAGAGAGTGCGCGGGTGCGGATCGACACGGCACGCGCCCACTTCTTTGAACCGGGCGATTTCGGCGCGAACCTGACGCGCGTTGAGGCGACTGCGGTTACCGGATGACGGCGCGAGGGGGCGCGATGAATCGTTTCATCATGTTTTGTGTAGTTCTGGCTGCGACGATTTCGTGCGATCGCGTGAGTTGTGCGCAAAGTGTGCGCAGTGGACAGGTCGCCCACCTTGCTGTCAAGGGAGATCTTGACTCGCGCAAACTGACAGACGAAGTGATCGCGTGGCTCGGTCGACGCGATGCGCGTCGAGAGACGCTCGTTCTGCTGGAGTTCGACGCATCGCGGGCCAGGCTTGATGAGGCTACGCGCATTGCCCTGGCAGTTGCGAAACTCGAGATTGAGACTGCAGTGCATTTCGGCGTGCGTGCGCCCGCGGCTCCGGGAGTGCTCATGATTGCTCTGGCAGCTGATCGAGCGTTCGTCGGGCGCGGCGGGGGAATCATGGGAGACGCCTCGACCGGACTTCCAGATTTGTGCGAAGATGGATACTCGGGGTGGCGCGGGAGACAGGAAAACCTGGTCGAATCGTTGATCAATCAGCGCGGCTTGGCGACGCAGCTTGCGGACGTGCTGATCCCGCCGCTGGGGCCGCTCTTTGTGGATGCGGAATCGAACATCTCGCGTGAGGGCGTGGGAGAGCAGGTTGTCTGGATGGAGGACGCATCAACATGGCGAGTGCGGCTGTCGCGTGAGCGTGTGGTAGCGCTGGGTCTTGCTGAGCCGGCAGATACTGCGGGCAGATTTTTCGAGCGTGCGAACTGCGCGTGACGAAGCGCGAACGCGCGGAGTTGAGCAGCGATCTGCGCGCATCGTTAACACTGGCAGGCAAACTGCGTGATGAACTGCGCACGACTCTGGTGCGATTGGAGGCTGAAACGAAGGCGTTGCGTACATCCACCGGACCTGGAAGGCGAGAGCAGGAATCGCGCGTCCAATCGCGTTTGCATGCGGCGCAGGAGGGCATGAACGTGCTGATGGAGGTGATGAAGGACTATCCTGAGTTGTTGAGATTTGAACCGCCTTGGTCTCAGAGTGTGGGGGGCAGCTTGAGCGACCGGACGAAGCGATGGTCGAAGGAAGTGGATTCGATCGGGACGAAGATCGATGATCTGCGGTTGAGCATTGAAGCAGTAGGTGGACCATGAAAGAGCATTCGGGATCGAAGATCGCTCATTCGGTGGCTGGTGGGCAGACGCAGGTCGATACAATGGCGCTGCAGGAGCTGTCGTTGCGGCGAGAGTTGTTCTGGCAGAACGTGATGCGCGAGATTCTCAACTCGCTCGCGGCTGCTGCAGCGCACGCGACCGGGCGTCTCTCGCCGACGCCTGCCGGTGCGGCCATGAGCGCGACACCTCTGGAGGAAATGTTCGACGGCCGGATGGCGGTTGTGACAAGACTCGGACAACGCATTCCTATCGCGGATGTCTTCCCGGTTTTTGCGTGTTCGGTCCCGACGACATCGATTGATCACTCGATCGCAGCCGATGTGCAGTGCTCAGTGTTTCAGATTCGCACGCCGGGCGGAGAGGTCTACACCCTTCCGATTCACGAGATTGTTGCTTTTCACACGCTCAGCGAGGAGTTGCTCAGGCAGATGGAAGCCGCGGCTGCGTCGTCAGGGGAGGAAAATGGGTCTGGGCAAGGGCTTCCGTTCGGGTTCGGGGCATTCACATCTCTTGCGGACTCGGAACGCCTGAATCGAAATTCGGCCAATGGCGAAGAATCTGAGTCGGATCTGGAACAGAACTGAGTTGGGAGACGTCTTATGAGCGGGAGGTTCCTCACTCGGAGGGCCGACGTCCGAATAGGGCGTTTTGGCGGAGGTAAGCCGCATGCGGGTTTTGATTGTTATTCCGGTGTATAACGAGGTTTCGACGGTCGAGGGTGTTCTGCGAGCTGTACGTCAGTATGCGGAGCACATCCTTGTGATCGACGACGCATCGACCGATGGCACGGGTGAAGTGCTGAAACGGATTCAAGGCGAGTTGGGGTTCAAGTTGATTGCGCGCAAGGCGAATGCGGGGTATGGCCGCGCTATGCAGGATGGGCTGCGTGCCGGTGCTGAAGGCGGGTATGACTGGGTCATCACGATGGACTGTGATGAGCAGCACGAGCCGGCGTCGATTCCGAGGTTTATCGCGATTGCCAGGCAAGGCGAACTCGATGTGATCAGCGGGTCTCGGTACCTGAGCCTCGATGATGCGGATGGTGTTCCGCCAGCTGATCGTCGCTCGATCAACCTTCGCATCACCGATGAGATCAACGACCGACTGGGCCTGTGTCTGACGGACGGGTTCTGCGGTTTCAAGGCGTATCGCGTCGAGGCGGTTGGTGAGTTGGAACTTACAGAAGACGGGTATGCATTCCCGATGCAGTTCTGGGTCGAGGCGGTAGCCGCAGGGCTGCGGATCGGTGAGATTCCGGTGCGCCTGATTTACACTGATGCGAAGCGATCGTTTGGTGGGGGACTTGACGACCCTGCGATTCGCTACGGGCATTATCAGGAAGTGCTGCACCGGGCGATCTGTCGCCGGGCGTGTCAACTCTCGCGTGTGGCCCGTACGGGGCTCGGGTGCCAGCGCTGCTGATACGATCGTGCGTGACAGACCTCGATCGTGATGGCGCACTCTTGATCGATCCGGAGCCTCGACTGTGGAGCGGGCTGGTGGCGGCACATGCGCGCGGCACTCTCGATGAGCGATCGTTGCGGTTTCGGCATGAGCTTGGAATCGCGCATAGCACACCCATCATCATGAGCGGGCATCAGGCGGGCTTCTGGCACGCGGGGATCGTCGCGAAGTACGTCTCGGTCGCGGCAGCGGCACGAGCGGCTACGCAGCAGTTCGGGCATGCAGCGGCGGTGTGGCTTGTCGCAGATCTTGACGACAATGACCCGGCGAAACTGCGTGTGCCGATGCGCGATGATTCTGGTCGATTGGGCGCACGCGATGTCGAGTTGTTTGAGCGGCTCGATGGCGTGATTGGTGTGGCGACGGGCAGTCGCGGGCCGCTGCACGCTGCTCGCGTGCTACCTGCTGGCACACCGCGTGAGATTGGGCGTGTCACGTCGGTGTTGAGCGAGCGACACTCCAGTTCGCGCACATTGGCCGAGCAGGTTCATGGTGCGGCTGAGCATCTGCTGATCGATGCCGGGCTGGAGCGTGTGCCAGCGATTCATGCGAGTGCGATCGCGGGTACCGGACTTTTTCGTGAGTTTTGCCTGCGCATGGTGGCAGATCCGAAGTCGTGCGTCGAGTCGTACAACACAGCGGCGCGAGCGTACCCGGAGGCTGGTGTACGCGAACTCTCGGTCCGGGGCGGACGCTACGAACTGCCAATCTGGGTGTCGCAGTGGAAACAGCCACGATCGGCGGTGTATATCGAGGCGGGCGCGAAGGTGGACGCTGAGCACTGGTCGCCGCGTGCGCTGCTGATGACCGGGCTGATGCGACTTGCGGGGTGCGATTTTTTTATTCACGGCACGGGCGGCGGGGTGTATGACAAGGTCACAGAGCGATGGTTCGACCTGTGGCTTGGAGGGCGGGGTCTCGCTCCGGCAGGGGTGGTTAGTGCCACGAAATGGCTGGATCTGGGCATTGAGGCGGTTCCTGAGCGGGAGGTGGCGAGAGTCGTGGCTGAGGGTCATCGCGCGCGGCATGACCCTGCGCTTGTTGGTGATGCAGAGGCAGGGAAACAGAAGTTGGAGATTGTGCGTCAGATTGAAGCATTGCCTCGGAAGTCGGTCGAGCGTGCAGAGGCGTATTTCAGGCTGCACACCCTGCTTGAGAGCGTGAGGCAGAAACGCGGTGCTCGGATCGGGGACATTGAACAGCGTGCTATCGATATGAGAGCATCGGCTGAGGCGTATGGGCTGGCGCGTGATCGCACGTGGTCGTTTGTGCTGCACCGCCTGGAGACTCTGCACTCATTGCGCCATCAGATTGAGTTGGCGTTTGGATTGGACTCAAGCCATGGCGCGCACAATTGAGTAGCGGACGGAGTGCGTGCGCACGAGATCGCAGATGACTTGTCGCTGCGAGGCTGTGAGATTATCAAACTTGAGGCCCACGTCATGCTGCCCGAAGGAGATGCGGGTCGAGCGCATGATCTGGGCATCGAGAGTGACGGATATTCCGTAGCCTTTGACTTCGACCGAGATCTGCCGACCGACGATCGGGGCTTTGAAGCGGCGGACGAGCACTCGAGCACCTTCAGCGGAAAGATCGAACACCTTGCCGAGGTTACAGCGCAGATCTTCGCACGGGACTCGCCCTTGTCGGCGGCGCTCAGCGTCGACGAACGGAGTTTGTTCGACTGGTTCACCCTGCATAGTCGAGTTGTCGGATGCTTGACGCGCGAGATGCAGGATGACATGGACATGCACGCACTTTTCGCGCATCCAGGCCGCAGAGATTGACAACGCGAGTGGGCTATCGGACTGTCTTACCCGCCGCTGAAGGCCGTGAGGAATGCCTGGACGTCAAAGAAGTTGAACTCGCCGTCGCCATTGAAGTCGCCGGCGGGATCCTGGGCGGAGAAGGCGGTGAGGAATGCCTGCACATCGAAGAAGTCAAGATTGCCATCGCAGTTGAAGTCGGCCGGGGCGCAGGGGCAGCCTCGGATCTCCAGCCAGACATCGTCGATGGCGGCCTCGACGATTGAGCCCGAGCCGAGGTCGCGTGCGATGAAGCGGACGCGCATCTGGCTTGTGGGCTCGACAAAGTCACGGATGCGGAATTCTTTGCGTTCCCAGCGATTGAGGTTTTCTGCGACGAGTTCGAGTTGGGTCCACGTCTGGCCGTCGTTGTTGGAGATGTCGATTGGCATTGAGTCGGCGTTCGGGGCTGCGCCCTGGTCGTTGGAGTACCAGCGGTGATAGATGATGTAGGCATCGAGTGCGGGATTGGCAGCGGCTGCTGAGGCATCGATGATCGGGGAGATGAGCGTGGTGATGCCGTTATCGACATCGTTGGCACCGAGACTTCCGCCTGAGGCTGCGCCGGTGATCCAGCAGTATTGCCCGTTGGGTGTATGGTCAGCGCCGGGCTGAGCCGCGGTGGCTTGCGGGATACCTCGTTCCCATTGGCCGACGGTAGCGGTGTCGCCGGGGGCGCCCGCGGTCCAGCCGTTGGTGCCGGATTCGACGTCATCGAAGAATGGGACTGCGATGTCAACTGCCTGTGCGGCGAATGGGCTCTCATCGCCATTCGCGGGGAGTGTGACGGTGGCATTGTTGGTTGCGAGCGCGGAGAAGTAGTATTCAATCTCGGTGCCGCACGGGACATTAGGGAAAGTTGCGAGGAAAGTGGTGTCGGTGATGGGGGTGAGTGGAGCGGTGTTGAAGCTGCCGCCGTTGACGCGGTAATGAAGAGTGGCCGATCCTGCGTAGTACGACGATGTGACAGCTGTGATAGTCAGATCGAGTGTCTGGCCGGAAGAGTTGATGACTTCGGGTGCGGGTGCTGCGAGCGACATCGAGAGCGGAAGAGTGGTGCGTTCGACATACATCAGAAACGCGGGGAGGTTTTCCTGTGCAGTCGGGATGATCTGTGCTGGAGGGAGTTCGAAGCCGAAATTACCTGTATCGCGCAGTTCGATCGTGATGCCAGAGGCTCCAAGAGATCCATAGAACCAGTCGGCGGCAACGCCTGCGGCGGAGTAGAGCTCGTACGAGGGCTGAGGCAGATAGGGCACGCCTCCGGCATCGAGAATGGCGTCGCGCATGTCATGGCAGAGATCGTGGAAGCGGTTGTATTCGTGCATGGGCGGATCGACCGGGCCATAGCCCCAAGGCCAGAGAATGAGTTGGCTGTAACTGTGGTAGTCAATGTGCGAGACTACGCGCGGGTCGGCCTGAGCATAGAGGCGAAGGGCATTGGTTTCGGGCTCCGAGAAGGGCGCGGTGCCGCGATAGGTATCGTTGCCTGTGTTTCCGCTCGATCCGGCTCCTCCCCATTCGTAGCCCCAGTTGCGATTGAGATCGACGCCGTACCCGCCGCGGCGGTTCTTGCGCCAGAGGCGATTGTTGGTCCAGGTGTAGACATATCCATCGGGGTTGG
Coding sequences within it:
- a CDS encoding glycosyltransferase family 2 protein, encoding MRVLIVIPVYNEVSTVEGVLRAVRQYAEHILVIDDASTDGTGEVLKRIQGELGFKLIARKANAGYGRAMQDGLRAGAEGGYDWVITMDCDEQHEPASIPRFIAIARQGELDVISGSRYLSLDDADGVPPADRRSINLRITDEINDRLGLCLTDGFCGFKAYRVEAVGELELTEDGYAFPMQFWVEAVAAGLRIGEIPVRLIYTDAKRSFGGGLDDPAIRYGHYQEVLHRAICRRACQLSRVARTGLGCQRC
- a CDS encoding PilZ domain-containing protein gives rise to the protein MREKCVHVHVILHLARQASDNSTMQGEPVEQTPFVDAERRRQGRVPCEDLRCNLGKVFDLSAEGARVLVRRFKAPIVGRQISVEVKGYGISVTLDAQIMRSTRISFGQHDVGLKFDNLTASQRQVICDLVRTHSVRYSIVRAMA